In Glycine max cultivar Williams 82 chromosome 5 unlocalized genomic scaffold, Glycine_max_v4.0 Gm05_scaffold_188, whole genome shotgun sequence, one DNA window encodes the following:
- the LOC100500434 gene encoding uncharacterized protein LOC100500434: MARTTLDFSSTFQRPHPTAIIMPSPSLPFSLIVHNHHHHYPLKAPTPYSFITNIIIPQPFAPDAADDDHHLHHHKHHTAQAQEEDDEHNQGRSKVAAAAASLMRMRKTLSSHLAS; the protein is encoded by the coding sequence ATGGCACGAACTACCTTGGATTTTTCTTCAACCTTTCAACGCCCTCACCCAACAGCAATCATCATGCCCTCACCCTCCTTGCCCTTCTCTCTGATCGTCCAtaaccatcatcatcattaccCCCTCAAGGCTCCCACTCCTTATTCCTttatcacaaacatcatcatccCCCAACCTTTTGCTCCTgatgctgctgatgatgatcaTCACCTTCACCATCACAAGCACCACACAGCACAAGCCCAAGAAGAAGACGACGAACACAACCAAGGAAGATCCAaagttgctgctgctgctgcttcgCTCATGCGCATGAGAAAAACCCTAAGTTCGCATCTAGCTAGCTAG